In Oceaniferula marina, the following proteins share a genomic window:
- a CDS encoding L,D-transpeptidase family protein — protein MTRGSRIFAVAMVLAYSLIALEATAEEREFNESAYRWQPELSKSGPVLVTVSLKTQTAAVYRNGIKIGSCEVSSGKPGHETPSGVFYILNKDADHHSKTYGNASMPYSERLTWDGVALHAGSLPGHPSSHGCIHLPYAFSKKLFGVTHKGTTVVVSKDSPDVHVSGNHSWSFRAGGKTDFIWKPEASAGGPVSLLFSKKAQKLYVIRNGVVIGECVAKTNLFSKRVKGTSAFVFAGWKVDGKKGEARSSWIQVSGNKGHHSDTLDEWFEVDTRFQHLLQGMITPGTNLVVTSEPVTDRSRSEMGFSLLQGQKEEKAIQGGGKG, from the coding sequence ATGACTCGGGGGTCTCGCATTTTTGCAGTGGCAATGGTTTTGGCCTATTCGTTGATTGCTTTGGAGGCTACGGCTGAAGAACGTGAGTTCAATGAGAGTGCGTATCGCTGGCAACCTGAGCTGTCAAAATCCGGTCCGGTGTTGGTGACTGTCAGTTTGAAGACGCAGACGGCGGCGGTGTATCGTAATGGTATCAAAATTGGTAGCTGTGAAGTCAGTTCGGGCAAGCCAGGGCATGAGACGCCAAGCGGGGTGTTTTACATTCTCAACAAGGATGCGGACCATCATTCGAAAACCTATGGCAATGCCTCGATGCCTTACTCCGAGCGTTTGACCTGGGACGGGGTGGCGCTGCATGCCGGTTCCTTGCCTGGCCACCCATCTTCACATGGATGTATTCATTTACCGTATGCATTTTCCAAGAAGTTGTTTGGTGTTACCCACAAGGGGACCACGGTGGTTGTGAGTAAGGATTCTCCGGACGTGCACGTGTCCGGCAATCATAGCTGGAGTTTCAGGGCCGGCGGAAAAACGGATTTTATCTGGAAACCGGAAGCTTCAGCCGGTGGTCCGGTATCGTTGCTGTTTAGTAAGAAGGCTCAAAAACTGTATGTCATTCGCAATGGTGTGGTCATTGGTGAGTGTGTGGCAAAAACCAATTTATTCTCGAAGCGGGTCAAGGGAACTTCGGCCTTTGTGTTTGCCGGTTGGAAGGTGGATGGCAAAAAGGGGGAGGCCCGGTCGTCATGGATTCAGGTAAGTGGTAACAAAGGTCATCATTCGGATACTTTGGACGAGTGGTTTGAGGTGGATACCCGATTCCAGCACTTGTTACAGGGGATGATTACACCGGGGACAAACTTGGTAGTAACCAGTGAGCCTGTGACTGACCGGTCCCGCTCGGAGATGGGCTTTAGTCTTCTGCAGGGGCAGAAAGAGGAGAAGGCCATTCAGGGAGGGGGCAAAGGTTAG
- a CDS encoding CotH kinase family protein, translated as MRGSFGRVMAMIWLGLWLIAGPTAWADVLITEFLAGNDTVLADEDGDFRDWIEIFNSGSSTADLGGYYLTDESGNLTKWQIPAGTSLEPSSFLVVFASDKDRAVAGEELHTNFKLSTSGEYLALVAADGSTVLSEFSPEFPAQSTDVSYGLQQSGDRTDEVVVDVDGSCRVWVPDSDVLGLTWTGLGFDDSSWTAGALGVGYERSSGYQDLIETDVEVAMYNLNGSAYIRVPFQVADVNELLGLSLELQYDDGCAIYLNGTYVAGPNAPAAPEWDSQALNDHPDPQSLTFETIDLGDYLHLLQEGENVLALQGMNKNLSSSDFLIRPRLVASRRSESTIGAPSYFTTPTPGAVNGMDQLMLQQQVVISEASQTFFSSFQVTLSGAEVGQEIRYTLDGSLPQREGPLYSGPIEITGSTQIRARVFADSGAYGPTSTETYLFVSEDLRDFKSNLPIIILDNFGGGRPDNKTEMFMAVIPTDESGIAAIGAPFQVATRGTMKVRGSSSSSWNKYSMSIEAWDGDDQDHSIAPLGFPAEADWVLGSKYQFDRALMRNDLAYRLSNDLGEYAARTRHVEVLNNTGGGEVSYAGAYFGVYSLTEKIKRDGDRVDVERMSATDTIEPEVTGGYIFKEDRLDPGDSGFTVDGAGRMAHVYPKEEDITAEQKAWLVSYLNAFDDALNDPSWSHPESGKHFTEYIKQGAWLKHHWINTLTKNVDGFRLSGYYYKDRESKVGAGPVWDFDRTMQSTDGRDDNPETWDGTGDSSKTWSDSRFPWWGRALENPDFRQAHTDFWQSQRADGAFSWAHVEAVIDEFDLVLNTEVANDIGIEGTAQERNFAKWSEVSPRNGSHAAEVTILKDWLRSRMEWIDTQYTARPEFDRSPGQVAPGTVVSFASSAATIYYTLDGSDPRLPGGDVSPSAITGVPITVDETRVITARARLGTGLTSWSGPVQGLFLVGPVADASNLVLSEVHYAPRPPSSPEELAVSSDAADFEFIECRNISDVDTIDLHGVRFIAGIDFDFSSSAVTSLAPGERVLLVRSLAAFRARYGTSYNDCIAGEYASDKLDNAGERIHLVNAFDQTIADFTYSDTFPWPSAAGNPGYSLVMRKASPSLSDYLEARSWRSSGWMDGNPDASDSSRLVGSPGSDHDGDGWMHLLEYVQGTREDEGSDYPEPLSVAVQPLEVEGVESSYLTVTYVRNLTADDAEMELQVSEDLVGWNTGEPHLYFVTEVNQGDGTSRVTYRRPSPHRGDETPECYFRLRVWMP; from the coding sequence ATGCGAGGGAGCTTTGGCCGGGTGATGGCGATGATCTGGCTGGGCCTGTGGCTTATCGCTGGTCCAACTGCGTGGGCTGATGTGCTGATCACGGAATTTCTGGCTGGAAATGACACGGTTCTGGCGGATGAGGATGGAGATTTTAGAGATTGGATCGAGATATTTAATTCGGGATCTAGTACCGCGGATCTGGGCGGCTACTATCTCACTGACGAGTCAGGCAACCTGACCAAGTGGCAGATCCCCGCGGGCACTTCTCTGGAACCGTCCTCTTTTCTCGTGGTGTTTGCTTCTGACAAAGACCGTGCTGTCGCTGGAGAAGAGCTGCACACCAATTTCAAACTGAGCACATCAGGAGAATACCTCGCCTTGGTTGCCGCGGATGGAAGCACCGTGCTGTCTGAATTTTCTCCTGAGTTTCCTGCTCAGTCGACCGATGTTTCCTATGGACTTCAGCAGTCGGGGGACAGGACGGATGAAGTGGTGGTGGATGTGGATGGCTCATGCCGAGTATGGGTGCCCGATAGCGATGTTTTGGGGCTTACCTGGACCGGCTTGGGGTTCGACGATTCTTCCTGGACAGCCGGGGCTCTGGGCGTTGGGTATGAACGAAGCTCAGGATACCAGGACTTGATTGAAACAGATGTCGAAGTGGCGATGTACAATCTGAATGGATCGGCGTATATCCGGGTGCCGTTTCAGGTGGCGGATGTGAATGAATTGTTAGGGTTGAGTTTGGAGCTTCAGTATGATGATGGCTGTGCGATCTATTTGAATGGAACCTATGTGGCTGGCCCCAACGCACCTGCTGCACCGGAGTGGGATTCACAGGCGCTGAATGATCACCCGGACCCACAGTCGTTGACCTTTGAAACCATCGACCTTGGTGATTATTTGCACCTTTTGCAAGAGGGTGAGAATGTGCTTGCGCTGCAGGGGATGAATAAAAACCTGAGCAGCAGTGATTTTTTGATTCGACCACGCTTGGTGGCCAGCCGGAGAAGTGAATCAACGATTGGGGCTCCCAGTTATTTTACCACACCGACCCCTGGCGCTGTGAATGGCATGGACCAGCTGATGTTGCAGCAGCAGGTGGTGATCTCCGAAGCCAGCCAGACGTTTTTCTCTTCGTTTCAAGTGACGCTCTCAGGTGCGGAGGTTGGTCAGGAGATCCGCTATACGCTGGATGGTTCTTTGCCTCAACGCGAGGGCCCATTGTATTCGGGACCGATCGAGATCACGGGTTCTACCCAGATTCGGGCGCGGGTGTTTGCGGATAGTGGTGCGTATGGGCCGACATCGACGGAAACGTATTTGTTCGTTTCGGAGGATTTGAGGGATTTTAAAAGTAACTTACCCATTATCATTCTGGATAACTTTGGTGGCGGTAGGCCGGACAACAAGACGGAGATGTTTATGGCGGTGATCCCAACGGATGAAAGTGGTATTGCTGCAATTGGCGCTCCGTTTCAGGTAGCGACCCGGGGAACGATGAAAGTCCGCGGGTCATCCAGCTCGAGCTGGAATAAGTATTCCATGAGCATTGAGGCGTGGGACGGGGATGATCAGGATCACAGCATTGCGCCACTTGGGTTTCCCGCGGAGGCCGATTGGGTGCTTGGCTCGAAATATCAGTTTGACCGCGCCCTGATGCGCAATGATCTGGCGTATCGCTTGAGCAATGATCTTGGTGAGTATGCGGCGCGCACCCGACATGTCGAGGTGCTTAATAATACCGGTGGCGGTGAGGTGTCTTATGCGGGGGCTTATTTCGGTGTGTATTCCTTGACGGAAAAGATCAAACGGGATGGAGACCGGGTGGATGTTGAACGGATGAGTGCCACCGACACGATAGAGCCCGAGGTGACGGGAGGCTATATCTTCAAAGAGGACCGACTGGACCCCGGGGATAGCGGCTTTACTGTGGACGGGGCTGGGAGGATGGCCCACGTCTATCCGAAAGAAGAGGATATTACGGCAGAACAAAAAGCCTGGTTGGTGAGTTATCTCAATGCCTTTGATGACGCCCTCAATGACCCTTCCTGGTCGCATCCGGAATCGGGGAAACATTTTACCGAATACATCAAGCAGGGAGCCTGGCTGAAACATCACTGGATCAACACCTTGACGAAAAATGTCGATGGCTTCCGGCTCAGTGGCTATTACTACAAGGATCGTGAAAGCAAGGTGGGGGCCGGTCCGGTTTGGGATTTTGACCGCACGATGCAATCGACGGATGGCAGGGATGACAACCCCGAGACCTGGGACGGAACGGGGGATTCGAGTAAAACCTGGAGTGATTCCCGGTTCCCATGGTGGGGGAGGGCATTGGAGAACCCGGATTTCAGGCAGGCCCATACCGATTTTTGGCAGTCGCAGAGGGCTGACGGGGCGTTTTCCTGGGCACACGTCGAGGCCGTGATCGATGAATTTGATCTTGTACTCAATACCGAGGTGGCCAACGATATCGGAATTGAAGGCACGGCACAGGAACGAAACTTTGCAAAATGGTCCGAAGTGTCGCCCCGCAATGGAAGCCATGCTGCCGAGGTGACGATTTTGAAGGATTGGTTGCGCAGTCGGATGGAGTGGATCGACACCCAGTACACGGCTCGACCTGAGTTCGACCGTTCTCCTGGTCAGGTAGCTCCCGGCACGGTGGTGTCCTTTGCATCGAGTGCGGCGACCATTTATTACACCTTGGATGGTTCTGATCCTCGCCTTCCGGGTGGTGATGTTTCTCCTTCAGCGATTACCGGGGTGCCGATCACCGTGGATGAAACAAGGGTGATTACCGCGCGGGCACGGTTGGGAACGGGCTTGACCTCCTGGAGTGGTCCGGTGCAGGGATTGTTTTTGGTGGGGCCGGTGGCAGATGCTTCCAATCTGGTTCTCTCGGAAGTGCATTATGCTCCGCGGCCACCGTCCTCGCCGGAGGAACTGGCCGTGTCCTCGGACGCCGCGGATTTTGAGTTCATCGAATGCCGAAATATCAGTGATGTGGATACGATCGATTTGCACGGGGTTCGCTTTATCGCGGGGATTGATTTTGATTTTAGCTCCTCGGCGGTGACTTCGCTTGCTCCGGGTGAACGAGTCTTGCTCGTCAGGAGCCTGGCTGCGTTTCGCGCTCGTTATGGAACCAGCTACAACGATTGTATTGCGGGTGAGTATGCATCCGATAAGTTGGACAATGCGGGTGAGCGGATCCATTTGGTGAATGCCTTTGACCAAACGATTGCTGATTTTACTTACAGCGATACATTTCCATGGCCGTCTGCCGCCGGGAACCCGGGCTACTCTCTGGTGATGCGTAAGGCTTCCCCTTCGCTTTCAGATTACCTCGAAGCCCGGTCCTGGAGATCGAGCGGTTGGATGGATGGTAACCCGGATGCTTCGGACAGCTCACGGCTTGTTGGTTCCCCGGGGAGTGATCACGATGGTGACGGATGGATGCATTTGCTAGAGTATGTTCAAGGGACGCGGGAGGATGAGGGTTCGGATTATCCCGAACCCTTAAGCGTGGCTGTGCAACCCTTGGAAGTGGAAGGTGTGGAGTCATCTTACCTGACAGTTACGTATGTCCGGAATCTCACTGCGGATGATGCCGAGATGGAACTGCAGGTGAGCGAGGATCTTGTTGGGTGGAATACCGGGGAGCCTCATTTATACTTTGTCACTGAAGTGAACCAGGGAGATGGAACCTCGCGGGTGACCTATCGCCGCCCCTCTCCACATCGTGGTGATGAGACTCCCGAGTGCTATTTCCGTTTGAGGGTTTGGATGCCCTAA
- a CDS encoding sulfatase-like hydrolase/transferase, whose protein sequence is MFRLATIVFLFASATGFSQNSKHPNILFFLVDDMGTQDTSVSFIQDQHNAQVISKLNRLYRTPNMEQLAKQGRLFTQAHAYSVCSPTRVSLMTGLDAPRHKVTQWTHPKTHRSQPGPVKTKTIRNPEWAVKGVPDNTPTLPAILKKAGYATLFAGKAHFGPDDTPNGDPTHLGFDVNIAGFGGGGPGSYYGSNHYSAAHRNGGHDWDVPGLEKYHGTDTFLTEAITLEMNAAIEKAVGEKKPFFAYMSHYAVHAPFLYPDKRFTKNYPNLRGYSLAFATLVEGMDKSLGDMLQKLEELGVAEDTLVIFYSDNGSANPMGSSPLRGKKGTRHEGGTRVPLIVAWAKPNPNNQFQKQLSIPQNSKENALVTCTDMLPTILNIAGAKHPKPDTLDGFDISPYFTGKDAKRPQEFLVHFPHGHTNSMFSTYLRDGWKVIYNYTAAPDKQWELYHLNSDPYEKSNLAKQSPERLKSMAAAMISELDQRQASYPVSTADGSPVKPRIPGSTTTSKAVTTDTYQPKLKPYSKDNHFVSKDWFNWGGSIIKGQDNHYYLFYSRWPKSISFYAWLTHSEVAVAKAPTASGPWTYQYTALKGRGGKHWDEITAHNPKIKRFNGKYYLYYISTNAGLNNEALVATAKKGYSHPNWRTLRYNQRCGVAVADSLNGPWIRFDHPCVEPKPPVHEITVNPAVTQKPDGSFLMLIKGDKFPKKGGQRVQGIALSDKPEGPFTIQPQLAISDFDTEDASIWFDRTRQRYYANFHAHTYFGMITSTDGIHWQKAKQFHFAPKAFKSADGSTFKGKRMERPNVYIGASDQPEVFISSYRKGNETGIFTIPMEQN, encoded by the coding sequence ATGTTCCGCCTCGCTACCATCGTATTCTTGTTTGCCTCCGCCACCGGGTTCAGCCAAAACAGCAAACACCCTAACATTCTGTTTTTCTTAGTCGACGACATGGGCACCCAGGACACCTCGGTCTCCTTTATTCAGGATCAACACAATGCGCAGGTCATCTCCAAGCTCAACCGCCTTTACCGCACGCCCAATATGGAGCAACTGGCAAAACAAGGCCGCCTCTTCACCCAAGCCCACGCTTATTCGGTCTGTTCACCGACCCGGGTCAGCCTGATGACAGGTCTGGATGCCCCTCGACACAAGGTCACCCAATGGACTCACCCAAAAACTCACCGCTCCCAGCCTGGCCCGGTCAAAACCAAAACCATACGCAACCCGGAGTGGGCCGTCAAAGGAGTCCCCGACAACACACCGACGCTACCCGCCATTCTAAAGAAGGCCGGTTATGCCACACTCTTCGCCGGTAAAGCCCACTTCGGCCCCGATGACACACCGAATGGTGACCCGACCCATCTCGGCTTCGATGTCAATATCGCCGGCTTCGGCGGCGGCGGGCCAGGCAGCTACTACGGCAGCAACCATTACTCCGCCGCCCACCGCAATGGGGGACACGACTGGGATGTGCCCGGACTCGAAAAATACCACGGAACCGACACCTTCCTAACCGAAGCCATCACCTTGGAAATGAATGCGGCGATCGAAAAAGCGGTCGGAGAGAAAAAGCCGTTTTTTGCCTACATGAGCCACTACGCGGTTCACGCTCCCTTCCTCTATCCGGACAAACGCTTCACGAAAAACTATCCAAATCTGAGAGGTTACAGCCTTGCTTTTGCCACCCTCGTCGAGGGCATGGACAAATCGCTCGGCGACATGCTGCAAAAACTCGAAGAACTGGGAGTCGCAGAAGACACCTTGGTGATCTTCTATTCGGACAATGGCAGTGCCAACCCGATGGGTAGTTCCCCCCTGCGAGGTAAAAAAGGAACGCGCCACGAAGGAGGCACCCGTGTCCCCCTGATCGTGGCCTGGGCAAAACCCAACCCTAACAATCAATTTCAAAAACAACTCTCCATTCCTCAGAACTCGAAGGAAAATGCATTGGTTACCTGCACCGACATGTTACCCACCATCCTCAATATTGCCGGGGCCAAACATCCCAAACCCGACACGCTCGACGGATTCGACATCTCACCCTACTTCACCGGCAAGGACGCCAAACGACCACAAGAGTTTCTCGTCCATTTCCCCCACGGTCACACCAACAGCATGTTCAGCACCTACCTCAGGGACGGCTGGAAGGTCATCTACAACTACACCGCCGCTCCAGACAAACAATGGGAGCTCTATCACCTAAACAGCGACCCCTACGAAAAAAGCAACCTCGCCAAACAATCGCCAGAACGACTGAAGTCCATGGCCGCAGCCATGATCTCTGAGCTCGACCAACGTCAAGCGTCCTACCCCGTGTCCACAGCTGATGGTTCCCCCGTCAAACCTCGCATCCCCGGCAGCACAACAACAAGCAAAGCCGTAACGACCGACACCTATCAACCGAAGCTCAAACCCTACAGCAAGGACAACCACTTTGTCAGTAAAGACTGGTTCAACTGGGGAGGATCCATCATCAAAGGTCAAGATAACCACTATTATCTCTTCTACTCCCGCTGGCCGAAAAGCATCTCATTCTACGCCTGGCTGACCCACTCCGAAGTCGCCGTGGCCAAAGCCCCCACAGCCAGTGGTCCCTGGACCTATCAATACACCGCCCTCAAGGGACGGGGAGGCAAGCACTGGGATGAAATCACCGCCCACAATCCGAAAATCAAACGATTCAACGGCAAGTATTACCTTTACTACATTTCCACCAACGCCGGACTCAACAACGAGGCACTCGTCGCCACCGCGAAAAAAGGATACAGCCACCCAAACTGGCGCACCCTGCGTTACAACCAACGCTGCGGCGTCGCCGTGGCCGATTCCTTAAACGGCCCCTGGATACGGTTCGACCACCCCTGTGTCGAACCCAAGCCCCCGGTGCACGAAATTACCGTCAACCCGGCAGTCACCCAAAAACCAGACGGATCGTTCCTGATGCTGATCAAGGGAGACAAATTCCCGAAAAAAGGAGGCCAGCGCGTTCAGGGCATCGCCCTCTCCGACAAACCCGAAGGCCCGTTCACGATCCAACCCCAGCTCGCTATCTCAGACTTCGACACCGAGGATGCCTCGATCTGGTTCGACCGCACACGCCAACGCTACTATGCCAATTTCCACGCCCACACCTACTTCGGCATGATCACCTCCACCGACGGCATCCACTGGCAAAAAGCAAAACAATTCCACTTCGCCCCCAAAGCCTTCAAATCTGCCGATGGATCGACCTTCAAAGGCAAGCGGATGGAACGCCCGAACGTCTACATTGGAGCAAGCGACCAACCCGAGGTCTTCATCTCCAGCTACCGCAAAGGCAACGAAACCGGCATCTTCACCATCCCAATGGAGCAGAACTAA
- a CDS encoding SGNH/GDSL hydrolase family protein, with protein sequence MPFLKRFLVPLLALSILLPSQAKESLLEKPRTLLILGDSITQAGNYVTFFDAWLVRQFPDRRYKVINAGVASETVSGLSEEGHAGGRFPRPDLHERLGRVLAKAKPDLILACYGMNCGIYQPFNEARFNAYQEGQKKLHAEAKKHQSEIIHITPPYFDNHGKSGFNYNEVLTKYSQWLVAQRSHGWLVCDLHSEMQQTIESKKKAAPKFTVQHDRVHPNGQGHWLMTQSLIRYFGDPESAKLHSPNQLLDKQQLKAVQKRMTLWRNAIHFETKPKRPGVPMKNTLDQAAAEVKQLEPLIYSK encoded by the coding sequence ATGCCATTCCTCAAACGTTTTCTCGTTCCCCTTCTGGCTCTGAGCATTCTTCTCCCTTCACAGGCCAAGGAGTCCTTGTTGGAAAAGCCCCGTACTCTTCTCATACTCGGTGACAGTATCACGCAGGCCGGAAACTATGTCACTTTCTTTGATGCTTGGCTTGTCCGTCAGTTTCCGGACCGACGCTACAAGGTGATCAACGCCGGAGTCGCCAGCGAAACCGTTTCCGGCCTCAGCGAAGAGGGCCATGCCGGTGGACGTTTCCCCCGCCCCGACCTACACGAACGACTCGGACGTGTTCTGGCCAAAGCCAAACCTGACCTTATCCTCGCCTGCTACGGCATGAACTGCGGCATTTATCAACCATTCAACGAAGCACGCTTCAATGCCTATCAGGAAGGACAGAAAAAGTTACACGCAGAGGCAAAAAAACATCAATCGGAAATCATCCATATCACCCCACCGTATTTCGATAACCACGGCAAATCCGGATTCAACTACAATGAGGTCCTCACCAAATACTCCCAGTGGCTAGTCGCACAACGCTCTCATGGTTGGCTGGTCTGTGATCTTCACAGCGAGATGCAACAAACCATCGAAAGCAAAAAGAAAGCCGCCCCGAAGTTTACTGTACAGCATGACCGAGTCCACCCCAACGGCCAAGGACACTGGCTGATGACCCAATCTTTGATCCGCTATTTCGGAGACCCTGAATCGGCCAAGCTTCACTCTCCGAATCAACTCCTCGACAAACAACAGCTCAAGGCAGTCCAAAAACGGATGACCCTCTGGCGTAATGCCATCCACTTCGAAACCAAACCCAAACGTCCCGGCGTTCCGATGAAAAACACTTTGGACCAAGCGGCAGCCGAGGTAAAACAACTCGAACCCTTAATTTACTCAAAATAA
- a CDS encoding zinc-dependent alcohol dehydrogenase — protein MRLMSAPIDNELIRSVVEDAFNKRSLPNAPKAQQQTVPSTSIGKLPNSGRAAVLEAKETLSIKEFPLREIRDDEILVKVEACGICGTDIHCYNHDPFDLTPVVLGHEGTGEVVQVGKNITMDSVGKPVQAGDKIVTSIMETSQHCMIAKYNPLRANLCDDLQIYGLLPDSPDNHFNGYFGEYLIIRPGSTFFVVNEMSLELRTLIEPAAVVCHALDRAKQSSSRLNFRSRILVQGCGPIGLLMIAVLRTHGINNIIALDGNNDRLEMAKSFGADHVINYKDYPDANAVAEAVGDLTKGVGVHFGFQVTGVPIAFANIFKMVRRGGTVIEIGHFVDGGEASINPHEDICKKEISLIGSWVYNSTDYPNAYHFLQRAERIGLPMESLITHKFPLEQIQEAFDTNLRQEGVKIMIYHR, from the coding sequence GTGCGCCTCATGTCTGCACCGATCGACAATGAGCTGATCCGCTCCGTAGTAGAAGACGCGTTCAATAAGCGAAGCCTGCCAAACGCCCCGAAGGCTCAGCAGCAAACCGTTCCATCTACCTCCATCGGTAAGCTCCCCAACTCAGGCCGAGCTGCCGTGCTCGAAGCCAAGGAGACCCTCAGCATCAAGGAATTTCCTCTACGGGAGATCCGAGACGACGAAATCCTGGTCAAGGTTGAGGCCTGCGGCATCTGCGGCACCGATATCCATTGCTACAACCACGACCCCTTCGACCTCACCCCCGTTGTGCTCGGTCACGAAGGAACGGGTGAAGTCGTTCAAGTCGGAAAAAACATCACCATGGACTCGGTCGGCAAACCGGTTCAGGCGGGAGATAAAATCGTCACCAGCATCATGGAGACCTCCCAGCACTGTATGATTGCCAAATACAACCCTCTGCGTGCGAACCTCTGTGACGACCTCCAAATCTACGGATTGCTCCCAGACAGCCCGGACAACCACTTCAACGGCTACTTCGGTGAATACCTGATCATCCGCCCGGGCTCGACTTTCTTTGTCGTCAACGAAATGAGCTTGGAACTCCGCACCCTGATTGAACCGGCGGCCGTGGTTTGCCATGCTCTCGACCGGGCGAAACAAAGCAGCAGCCGACTCAACTTCCGCAGTCGAATCCTGGTGCAAGGTTGCGGACCGATCGGACTCCTCATGATCGCCGTGCTCCGCACTCACGGTATCAACAACATCATTGCGCTGGACGGAAACAACGACCGCCTGGAAATGGCCAAATCCTTTGGCGCTGATCACGTCATCAATTACAAAGACTACCCAGATGCCAATGCCGTAGCCGAAGCGGTTGGCGATCTCACCAAAGGCGTGGGTGTGCACTTCGGGTTCCAAGTCACGGGAGTCCCCATCGCCTTTGCCAATATCTTCAAAATGGTGCGCCGCGGCGGCACCGTCATCGAAATCGGCCACTTTGTCGACGGCGGAGAAGCCAGCATCAACCCACATGAGGATATCTGTAAAAAGGAAATTTCGCTCATCGGCTCCTGGGTCTATAACAGCACCGATTACCCAAATGCTTACCACTTCCTACAGAGAGCCGAACGCATCGGCCTGCCGATGGAAAGCCTGATCACGCACAAGTTCCCACTCGAACAAATCCAGGAAGCCTTCGATACCAACCTCCGACAGGAAGGTGTCAAAATCATGATCTACCATCGCTGA
- a CDS encoding AAA family ATPase, protein MAADDVDDKLDRLLLLRDRLTTAVLGSERAGNLLLTALLARGHALIEGAPGVGKTSLAQTLANGIGGTFKRIQFTPDLLPSDILGYHLYKQHNGDFEFVPGPVFSNLLLADEINRTSPRVQSALLESMNEGQVTIDGSTRELEQPFLVVATQNVTSSTGTFPLPEPQLDRFLLSIPMELPDVATQHAILNAHASGEVNGPTRDPLLEPEDIMLLQKMSSEVPIAPTLNEYIISLCESVRRSAGGKHTVSVRASLSLMRAAQAAAYLDRQSVVHPDHVQDVFSHVMRHRLLPDDGSSPEPILESALKETPVP, encoded by the coding sequence ATGGCAGCTGATGATGTTGATGACAAATTGGATCGCTTACTCTTGCTCAGAGATCGTTTGACCACTGCGGTCCTAGGATCAGAGCGAGCTGGGAATTTATTACTTACGGCATTGTTGGCTCGTGGGCATGCCTTGATTGAGGGGGCTCCCGGAGTGGGGAAGACCTCACTGGCGCAGACCTTGGCCAATGGCATTGGAGGAACCTTCAAGCGGATTCAGTTTACGCCTGATTTATTGCCGTCGGATATTTTGGGCTACCATTTATACAAGCAGCACAATGGAGACTTTGAATTTGTCCCCGGGCCAGTGTTCTCCAACTTGCTGCTGGCGGATGAAATCAACCGAACCTCTCCACGTGTGCAATCCGCTTTGTTGGAGTCGATGAATGAAGGTCAGGTGACGATTGATGGTTCGACCCGTGAGCTCGAGCAGCCGTTCCTCGTGGTCGCCACCCAGAACGTCACCTCATCGACAGGAACCTTCCCTCTTCCCGAACCTCAACTCGACCGATTTTTGCTCTCCATTCCCATGGAACTGCCTGATGTGGCAACCCAGCATGCCATTTTGAATGCGCATGCCTCGGGAGAAGTCAATGGCCCTACCCGCGATCCCTTGCTGGAACCCGAGGATATTATGCTGCTGCAGAAAATGAGCTCCGAGGTTCCGATCGCGCCAACGCTCAATGAATACATCATTAGTTTGTGTGAGTCTGTCCGTAGGTCAGCCGGAGGCAAGCACACGGTATCGGTGAGGGCCTCCTTGTCATTGATGCGTGCCGCCCAGGCGGCAGCTTATCTCGACCGACAAAGCGTGGTCCACCCGGATCATGTTCAGGATGTTTTCAGTCACGTGATGCGTCACCGGTTGTTGCCGGACGATGGCTCGTCTCCAGAGCCGATCCTGGAATCCGCTCTGAAAGAGACACCCGTGCCTTAG
- a CDS encoding Dps family protein, protein MTHTETTPVVDALRQVVADCYALLGQTHLCHWNVRGPGFFALHTAFEEQYTELFTAIDEIAERIRALGSLAPGGLANLAGQSSIQEIPEDTDANSMVDHLANANGIVVDGLRKARDLAGENEDSESEDLAISRIQVHEKTIWMLKSFLEG, encoded by the coding sequence ATGACCCATACTGAAACCACACCCGTTGTCGATGCCCTGCGTCAAGTTGTTGCCGACTGTTATGCCCTGCTCGGGCAAACGCACCTCTGCCATTGGAATGTTCGCGGCCCGGGCTTCTTTGCCCTGCACACCGCATTCGAAGAGCAATACACCGAGCTCTTCACCGCCATCGATGAAATCGCAGAACGTATCCGGGCACTCGGTTCGCTCGCGCCCGGAGGACTCGCCAATCTTGCTGGCCAATCCAGCATCCAAGAAATCCCTGAAGACACCGATGCCAACAGCATGGTCGACCATCTGGCAAACGCCAATGGGATCGTCGTCGATGGCTTACGCAAAGCCAGAGACCTTGCAGGCGAAAACGAAGACAGCGAATCCGAAGACCTGGCGATCTCACGTATCCAAGTCCACGAAAAAACTATCTGGATGCTCAAAAGCTTCCTGGAGGGATAA